The proteins below come from a single Triticum aestivum cultivar Chinese Spring chromosome 5D, IWGSC CS RefSeq v2.1, whole genome shotgun sequence genomic window:
- the LOC123124744 gene encoding uncharacterized protein encodes MPEQSKRQRGRKRTAAATLLLAYAALAMERADAALLPAVYREIGAALQTSPTALGSIALSRSVVQAACYPLAAYLAARHDRLTVIALGAFLWAAATLLIGLSTTFAQMAVTAALNGVGLALQIPAIFAFVADSVDGTNRGMAFGWLMVASKAGTVGGTTLGLLMAPTSFFGVPGWRLAFLLLAAVGAAVGLSIRAFAAASKAPVRAAKPVRQELQDFAREAKAVLRIPSFQVIVAQGLTGSFPWSALSFTAMWLELVGFSHGETAALMTLFKVATSLGGLFGGKMGDVLAGRLKNSGRIILAQVSAGSAIPLACVLLLALPNEPATFAHHGAALFVMGFMASWNTSATNSPILAEIVPPRSRTSVYALDRTFEAVLASFAPPVVGMLAEHLYGYKLVRSAASGAEHAASVETDRHNAISLARALYTAIAIPMALCCLVYSFLYCTYPRDRDLARAETARDGGGARPGGEGSDNEDEGEEERELLPQ; translated from the exons ATGCCGGAGCAGAGCAAGAGGCAGCGAGGCCGCAAGCGCACGGCGGCAGCGACGCTGCTCCTCGCGTACGCGGCCCTGGCCATGGAGCGCGCCGACGCGGCGCTGCTCCCTGCGGTGTACAGGGAGATCGGCGCCGCGCTGCAGACCTCGCCCACCGCGCTCGGCTCCATCGCGCTCTCCCGCTCCGTCGTGCAGGCCGCGTGCTACCCCCTCGCCGCATACCTGGCCGCCCGGCACGACCGCCTCACCGTCATCGCCCTCGGCGCGTTCCTCTGGGCCGCTGCCACCTTGCTCATAGGCCTCTCCACCACCTTTGCGCAG ATGGCCGTGACGGCGGCGTTGAACGGCGTCGGGCTGGCGTTGCAGATCCCGGCGATCTTCGCCTTCGTCGCGGACTCCGTCGATGGCACGAACAGGGGCATGGCCTTCGGGTGGCTCATGGTGGCCAGCAAGGCCGGCACCGTGGGCGGCACCACCCTTGGCCTACTCATGGCGCCCACCTCCTTCTTTGGTGTTCCGGGTTGGCGGCTCGCCTTCCTCCTGCTGGCCGCCGTGGGGGCGGCGGTCGGCTTGTCCATCCGCGCGTTCGCGGCCGCCAGCAAGGCCCCGGTCCGGGCCGCCAAGCCGGTGCGGCAGGAGCTGCAGGACTTCGCGAGGGAGGCGAAGGCCGTGCTACGGATCCCGTCGTTTCAGGTCATCGTCGCGCAGGGACTCACGGGTTCGTTCCCCTGGTCCGCGCTGTCCTTCACGGCTATGTGGCTCGAGCTAGTCGGCTTCTCCCACGGCGAGACGGCGGCGCTGATGACTCTGTTCAAGGTCGCCACGTCGCTGGGCGGCCTCTTCGGCGGCAAGATGGGGGACGTCCTCGCCGGGAGGCTCAAGAACTCAGGCCGCATCATCCTCGCGCAGGTCAGCGCCGGCTCGGCGATCCCCCTCGCCTGCGTCCTGCTGCTCGCGCTCCCGAACGAGCCGGCGACTTTCGCCCACCACGGCGCCGCGCTGTTCGTCATGGGGTTCATGGCCTCCTGGAACACCTCGGCCACCAACAGCCCGATACTGGCCGAGATCGTGCCGCcgcggtcgaggacgagcgtgtACGCGCTGGACCGGACGTTCGAGGCCGTGCTCGCCTCGTTCGCTCCCCCGGTGGTCGGCATGCTCGCCGAGCACCTCTACGGCTACAAGCTGGTGCGCTCTGCTGCGAGCGGCGCAGAGCACGCGGCCTCCGTCGAGACGGACCGGCACAACGCGATCTCCCTCGCCAGGGCCCTGTACACCGCGATCGCCATCCCCATGGCGCTGTGCTGCCTCGTCTACTCGTTTCTGTACTGCACCTATCCCAGAGACAGAGACCTGGCGCGGGCTGAGACGGCGCGAGATGGAGGTGGAGCCCGTCCCGGCGGCGAGGGGTCCGACAACGAggatgaaggggaggaggagagggagctgcTGCCACAGTGA
- the LOC123124743 gene encoding uncharacterized protein yields the protein MGPAVAWEERRTLVLVNLASIMERADEALLPAVYREVGAALHATPTGLGALTLYRSIVQAACYPLAAYAASRHNRAHVIAVGAFLWAAATFLVAISETFLQVAISRGLNGIGLALVIPAVQSLVADSTDDDHRGTAFGWLQLTSSIGSIIGGFSALLLAPTTIFGVEGWRFAFHLVAAISVVVGALVWFFAVDPNFRTDVASAAEKRSAWDEARELLREAKSVIQIPTFQIFVAQGVSGSFPWSAMSFLSMWLELIGFSHGDTAVYMTMFSVATSLGGLLGGKMGDALARRYPNAGRIVLSQISAGSAVPLAGILLLGLPDDPSTGLAHGLVLFVMGLIISWNAAATNSPIFAEIVPVKSRTSIYALDRSFESILASFAPPAVGFLSQHLYGFRLADGGAGKATAERDRENAASLAKALYTAIAIPMTVCALIYSLLYRTYPRDRERARMQSLIGSELQHMELLEEGGDGDEQFELFETEADDSDVGTKKLLANRES from the exons ATGGGGCCGGCGGTGGCGTGGGAGGAACGGCGGACGCTGGTTCTGGTGAACCTGGCGTCCATCATGGAGCgcgccgacgaggcgctgctgccggcggtgtaccgggaggtCGGAGCCGCCCTGCACGCCACGCCCACGGGCCTCGGCGCGCTCACCCTGTACCGCTCCATCGTGCAGGCCGCGTGCTACCCGCTGGCCGCGTACGCCGCTTCCCGCCACAACCGCGCCCACGTCATCGCCGTGGGGGCGTTCCTCTGGGCCGCCGCGACCTTCCTCGTCGCCATCTCCGAAACCTTCCTCCAG GTGGCGATTTCGAGAGGCCTGAACGGCATCGGCCTGGCTCTCGTCATACCGGCGGTCCAGTCACTGGTGGCCGACTCCACCGACGACGACCACCGCGGCACGGCCTTCGGGTGGCTGCAGCTGACCAGCAGCATCGGGTCCATCatcgggggcttctccgccctgcTGCTGGCGCCGACCACCATCTTCGGGGTCGAGGGCTGGCGCTTCgcgttccacctcgtggcggccaTCAGCGTCGTCGTGGGCGCCCTCGTGTGGTTCTTCGCCGTCGACCCCAACTTCCGGACGGACGTAGCATCGGCGGCGGAGAAACGGTCCGCGTGGGACGAGGCCAGGGAGCTGCTCAGGGAGGCCAAGTCGGTGATCCAGATCCCGACGTTCCAGATCTTCGTGGCGCAGGGCGTGAGCGGCTCGTTCCCGTGGTCGGCCATGTCGTTCCTGTCCATGTGGCTGGAGCTCATCGGGTTCAGCCACGGGGATACCGCCGTCTACATGACGATGTTCTCCGTCGCGACGTCCctgggcggcctcctcggcggcaagaTGGGCGACGCCCTCGCCCGGCGGTACCCGAACGCCGGGAGGATCGTGCTGTCCCAGATCAGCGCCGGCTCGGCCGTGCCTCTGGCCGGCATCCTGCTCCTCGGCCTCCCGGATGACCCGTCCACCGGCCTCGCGCACGGGCTCGTCCTCTTCGTCATGGGACTGATCATCTCCTGGAATGCAGCCGCGACAAACAG CCCGATCTTCGCGGAGATCGTGCCGGTGAAATCAAGAACGAGCATCTACGCGCTGGACAGGTCGTTCGAGTCGATCCTGGCCTCGTTCGCGCCGCCGGCCGtgggcttcctgtcgcagcacctCTACGGGTTCAGGCTGGCGGACGGCGGCGcagggaaggccaccgccgagagGGACCGGGAGAACGCGGCGTCGCTGGCCAAGGCGCTGTACACGGCCATCGCCATCCCCATGACGGTGTGCGCGCTCATATACTCGCTGCTGTACCGCACGTACCCGCGGGACAGGGAGCGCGCGCGGATGCAGTCGCTGATCGGGTCGGAGCTGCAGCACATGGAGCTGCTCGAGGagggtggcgacggcgacgagcagtTCGAACTCTTCGAAACGGAAGCGGATGACAGTGACGTGGGAACCAAGAAGCTGCTGGCGAACCGGGAGTCCTGA